The Salvelinus alpinus chromosome 30, SLU_Salpinus.1, whole genome shotgun sequence genomic interval gtagagtagaggctcagagcagtagaatagaggcacagagcagtagagtagaggcacagagcagtagagtagaggcacagagcagtagagtagaggcacagagcagtagaatagaggcacagagcagtagaatagaggcacagagcagtagagtagaggcacagagcagtagaatagaggcacagagcagtagagtagaggctcagagtagtagagtagaggcacagagcagtagagtagaggcacagagcagtagagtagaggcacagagcagtagagtagaggcacagagcagtagagtagaggcacagagcagtagaatagaggcacagagcagtagagtagaggcacagagcagtagaatagaggcacagagcagtagagtagaggcacagagcagtagaatagaggcacagagcagtagagtagaggcacagagcagtagaatagaggcacagagcagtagagtagaggcacagagcagtagaatagaggcacttACAGACGCTGCACACATGGGAAACATTTAGTAGCATAATGTCCAGGAAAATGttggccttttataaacacatttaatGCAATTCTACCATTCTACATGACTTGAGTCTTTgccagaatcttttttaataccacacaaattttCGAAATGGCAGGCTACTTTGACTCTTtgaatctgagatcaataaaaacgttaaataaaatcaatagcccagGCCTAGGTGTGTGAAGATATATTGCGTTcttacaatatgaggaggaaatgatagtcctaaaaatgctttccagtttcactgactcacccaatgatgcacAGATCCCTCACTGGTGATGGCCGATGTGCTCGTGCCAAAAGCCTATCTCTCttttgtaaaacaatatttggaagttgatcaaatattttggtagcctacaacacagagtcttctcttttcagcaggagccattcGCTTTCCAACCTGTGGTTTCCCTCGATTGGATTTGAAATATTGCGAAATGCCTGTTTTGTCTGCGTGTTGTTTGTTTATTCACTGACATATTTGCCGCGCGTTCCCGACTGTAGGCTATTCCTTGTTATTGGGCTGCAATCACCAGCTATTGATCCTCTGTCGCTAAACTACAAGCCTTCTTGTAGGCTACTCtgaattgtgtcatttctctctgaACAGACAGCATTAATGgtataactttggcaaatgtatttcaatgtaaCGGGGGGCTGCAGGTCGTTCAGAACCCTTCGCGTGGCTAtgaaggaaataaatgatgaagtgcaACACTGGAAAGATAAGAGTTGCAGGTTCATGTCTATCAGAGTAGAGAGATCATAGAAAGTTATGTGAGACATAACGGCGCGCTTCTCACACAGCCACCGCCACGCGTTCGTCTCAAACGTAGGTTGCGTAAACCATAAACTTTTAGAATATTAGGCCCGGGCTGAAAATCTTTTTCACATTACGTTTTTTTGTGGGGGCAGGATAATTAACTAAGAGGCAACTCGAATTAACTTTGATcgcttttattaaaaaaaaaatacattgcaAAACGCGATAGTTATTTTTCATGCCCAGGAGAGGTATCGGATCCGGCCAAATAGGTCCCGGAACAAAACAGTCCAAACGGAGAGGTGCCCAGGCtccggctcaaattaagcactgtgATTACCATTATGCTGTTATGTAGTTAGATTAGTTAGAAAAACAAAGTCAAATTGATTGAACAATTGATTAATTAATGcatgtattcaaaataaacattttcaaaTGATATTGTCTGAATCAAGTGCCATTCTTTCACTTTTTTTGGCGTGGTTTCGTTTTGGTATCAGATATTGTGATGGTATCGAGTattgtgatactaaacctggtattgGTATTGAAGTCAGAATTCTCGTATTGTGACAACattaatacatactgtatataaatcaTGTATCTCTTGCCACAGTTACAATCTAGTCCTGTTACGTGATGTCTATAGGTTGGACCAAATATCCTTTACTTTACTGCTCTCGCTATTCCCCTCTGGTcagactacatacagtacatactccTAGCAGAGAGGAAGGGCCCTGGTAAAAagcagtgcactgtatagggaatatgtGCCAATAATCTTAGACCTTATAGTTAGTGGGTTGTCGCTGGTTGGCTTCTTTCATTCTCTTTTaacaactgccccccccccccccccctccattaaACAGCTTATTGTATTGCTgtgtgggaggagaggggggaagacagggagggagaagagtgggaagagagggagggagaagtgtgGGAAGAGAAGGAGGGTATGTGATGTGAGTCACCATGGCTCTGAGCAGTTCACTCGTGGGCGAGCTGAGGTAAGCAAACCTGAAGAGGTGTACAATGGGTGATCGCTAGTCTCCATGGAGACCACGGCCAGCCCGCGCTCTCGGCAGCTGCATACAGGGAAAACACCTCGGAGGCAGAGTGTAGTGGAGAATTCGCTATTCCAGACGTTCCTTCAGTCTACCCCCCACATACACAAGAGCCCTGCGACTCGGAGGCAAGGGGTTCATCCCAATTAGATAGGAGTCTAATTGCttgctgcattgcttgctgtttggggttttaggctgggtttctgtacagcactttgcgatatcagctgatgtaagaagggctatataaatacatttgatttttgatttgatttgagtctaTGGTGCACGGTCAGTGCCCAATGGGCACAGATgtaaattcaacgtctattccacgttggttcaacgtaatttcattgaaatgactttgaaacaacattgattctaCCAGTGTGTGTGCCCAGGGGGTAGCAGTGGGTGGTGATTATCTTTTCATAGAGTCATTTTTTTCTAATCCTCTGCCGCCTTTCCCTTTCAATGTACGTGTATGTTAGAGAGCAGACAGAAATGAAGGAGATCTTTGTATGTTTCATGTGTCATCTTATTGAATGTTGAACATATAAGAAAGCTGCATCTGATAATTGCTGTGGTTTTTGATCTGGTAAGGAAAATGAATAGAGTAAAACTTCCTATCATGTTGTTTAATATAGTTCCCGATTTTATTCAAATAATTTCCTCTCACATAAGGAGTTCTGGGTATAAAAAAAAGTACACATAAATATAAAAAATGTTGTGGAATTGTACAGGACAGTGCTGTACAGTGCACTCTACAGTACAAACATTTCAATAACATATCTATAACAGAATTACtgctaataaatacaaaaataaatagacAGGCATCAGACAATACAAAACTATAACAGATTCTCAGTGATTGTGCAAAGCAGTCCTTTTCCATCACATTCTTCTTTCTGCTCAAACGCCATGAACATCAACTTCTTGATGTGTCTTTGACCTCAAGACACATGTTCACCTTTTACAGACTTCGATACCTCAATATTCACAGACCTCTTTTACAGACTTCGATACTTCAATCTTCACAGTGAGCGGCCTTCTTTCCTAGGCCACAGACAAGATTTCCAGTCTCAACTTCCGACTGACTTCCAGTTCAATCTAGTATACATCTTCAGTCCCCCCCTCCATACTTCTGACCCAGCAGCACAGGACCCTTCCTCCACTGAGGAGGACCCTAGTGAGACCACCTGGTTTCCAGTGTGTCCTTTTCAGCATGTCTGCCATGGACTTATTCCTTGTGTCTCATTCACCACCTGCAGTTTGGCCTTAACCAGTCTTAACAAGCATCAACCAGCCTTAACCAGTCTTAACAAGCCATAACTGGTCTTAACCGGATTTGACCTGCCGACTGATCTCCAGGTAGGTGGTGGACTTGAGGAAGCGAGGGTAGCAGTCTTTCTCCATCAGGGCGTAGATCTTCTCCTGGGCCAGGCTGAAACAGGACTGGCTGGGGTGTTCCAGATTCTTCTTGGTGATGGCTTTGGTTTCATGGTCGAGGTTGACCTGGGGGAAGAGGATGGGAAATTTGATTACTATTTGTTTTACTTGAAACAATGTCTTATTGGGTATTGTTTGTGCACAATGAGTatattattttgtgtgtgtgcgcatgtgtttaTGTAGCGTATATCCAATCTACGGATTCCTCTACAAACATACTCTGTATGTAGATATAATTGAtgaattgtatatatatatattgatagtTACCTCTCTTGGTGCGTCACTGCAGACAAACTCCTCATAGATCTTCTTAGCTGTAGCTGATAGCTTTGAGGAGGGCTTGGTTATCCTGTAGTCTTCACAGGCCAGGTAGAAAGCTATGTTCTCCTCGCTAAACTCCGACACCAGGAAAGCACGGAACAAGCACAGTCCATCTGGAAAAGAGAAGGTGAGAATTGTCACATTAGCATCTGTGAATTTATTGTAGCATGTCACAACTTCAATTCACTTTTAACTGTGTCCATTTGTGATGTGGAAGCAAGCAGCTTTTcctatagtgtatatataaaataatatatttggATATGTTATGAGTGAATCCTGCTACTGCTGTTTTGGGGAATGCATTCTGGCTATGTGGAGTATCAGCTACATGGCTTTTCCTATCCCCGTTTGCAATACACACGTGTACAATATGTACTTGTAAGTTTGTGTAGTATGACTAATTAAAGTATGATAACTCATAGCAAGAGTCAGACTTACTTTGGTTGGACAGCAGGTTCTCAAACGACTCCTTCCATTTTAATGGTTCGCTCTTCTTTAACCTGTTGATAAAAAAGCATCAGGTTAGTTCATCCGGTCATTACAAAATAACGTAGCGTTGACTTTGGTCTCCTTCATGTCCAATGCAACATTTTTGGTTATGTTTTAAAAAATCTGTGTAGACatagagtattcttttttagaatGTCTGACCTTAGTTTGTCCGTTTTGTGTGAGTGACCGATGATGCTCAGATCTGGCTTCTGTAGAAAACTTCCAAAGAGAGCCTTGAGTTCCTTTGCCCTGAGAAAATAAGAGAAAAACATTTACATTAGATTGATGCAATCATTCACACCTAACTTACAACCGATCATCCAATTTCCCAATGAAGTAGCTGCGTAATAATTCCCATCAATGTAAATCCAAAATGTAAATCCAGTGACATATACTGTGATGGGATAAAACGTACAGATTATTAAGGCAAGACATACCTCTCCAGACATGTGGTAGGCAGTGATTCCAGTCCTCTGCACATGGTGAGAGACGATGAGATGTGATCCTTTGTGCTGTTCACAGTGTCTGTAGTATTCTAGAGCTTTGGAGTCTATGATAGCTCTGTCACTGCAGTGAAGCTGGTTCTCAGCATGGTCTGCTGGCTGTGTGTGAAGAGAGTGCATTTATAGGGCAGTCCCCTCTGTGACATCACGTCTCTCAGCCAATGGCACGAGGGCCATGGGAGGAGGAAGATAGTGCCAAATCCACACAATAATTGTTCTAAAAGTACCCctagacttattccacattttgttgtgttacagcctgaatttaaaatagactAAGTAGATTgttttcctcacccatctacacacaataccccataatgacaaagtgagaaaAAAAAACGAAAATTAAATACATAAGTATCTAATGTATATAAGCATTCACACTAAATGCTAAATGCTCTCTAAAAGCTTTAAACACCTACTATTCTTTTtcaaattattcaagctctgtaaaattggttgttgatccttgctagacagccattttaaactgatttaagtcaaaactttaactaggccacttaggaacattcaatgttgtcttggtaagcaacttcagtgtatatttggccttgtgttttaggttattatcctgctaaaagttgaatttgtctcccggtgtctgttggaaagcagactgaatcaggttttcctctaggattttgcctgtgcttacttagctctatttcatttatttttaccCCCCAAAACAAAAgacaagcacacccataacatgagTGTGCTTGCTCATGCTTGAACATATGAAGAGTGAGAAAGGGGGGATACcgagtcagttgtccaactgaatgtattcaactgaaatgtgtcttccacatttaacccaactcctctgaatcagagaggtgcgggtggctgccttaatcaacatctaTGTCTTCAGcatccggggaacagtgggttaactgccttgctcaggggcagaatgacagctttttaccttgtaggctcggggattcaacccagcaacctttcggttactggcccaatgctctaaccactaggctacttgccgccgcACTGAggggtactcagtgatgtgttgtgttggatttgcctaaaacataaagctttgtattcaggtcacacattttttgcagttttactttagtgccataTTGCAAACAGgacacatgttttggaatattcttattctgtaaaggcttccttcttttcactctgtcaattaggttagtattgcggaataactacaatgttgttgatccatcctcagttttctcctatcacagccattaaactctgtaactgttttaaagtcaccattggcctcatggtgaaatccctgagtggtttccttcctctccggcaactgagttaggaacgaCACCTGTATTGTTCTAGTGAcgtgggtgtattgatacacaatccaaaatgtaatgaataacttcaccatgctcaaagggatattcaatgtgtgctatattttttaattttgacccatctaccaatagcagGCTATCTCTTTGAAATAACTTCTAAGCCTGCTCACAATGATActgggtgtcacgttctgaccatagttcttttgtgttttccttgttttagtattggtcaggacgtgagctgggtgggcattctatgttttgtgtttctatgttgggtttgttgtttggcctaatatggttctcaatcagagacaggtgtttgtcattgtctctgattgggaaccatatttaggtagcttgttttgtgttggggtttgtgggtggttgtcttctgtctttgtgttcattgcacatgataggactgtttcggttttgccacatttgttattttgtattgtgttcatgttcagttgtttattattaaaacatggacactaactatgctgcgtattggtccgatccctgctacacctcctcttcagacgaagaggaggaaggctgccgttacactggGCTGGATGCTGTTCGGGGAAACTTGCTGAATGATCAGAGAAAtgatagtcaaagcttttcttttaGGTTATTTACAGAAAAATAAGTCCTGAATGCTTTGCTAgcaatagacaacaataattccACAGGGGCCGACCAATTGGTTTTCAGGAAATATTCCAAAAGTATGGAAATCAGTTCTGGTGCTGCCACTCTATAAGGGAGGGTATAGTAGTGATCTTAATAATTACCGCTCCATTTCAAGGCTTCCTTGTCTAGCTAAGATTCTAGAATCCTTGGTAAATTAACAACTTTTCTCTTTTTTAtctgagaaatgtattttgaatgtaaaccaatcagggtttagatCTGAGAATAGCACTATTACAGCAACCACTTCAGTTGTTAATGATCTTGTCAATGTTTTAGACACTACAATGAAATGTGCTGCTTTGTTTGTGGACCTGTCAAAGCCTTTGATACTGTTTGTCAGGCTATTTTATTGAATAAGTTGTTCTTGATAGGCCTGAGCTCTGACGCCTGTTCATGGTTTcatgattatcttagtgacagaactcaggccatcgtgATTGATGGGGTTAAGTCTGAATTTCTTGAAGTACATAAAGGTGTACCACGGGGGTCGATTTTGGGACCTGttctcttcactatttatataaacacCATTGGTCAATCTGTTAAAAATGGTCAACTTCATCTATATGCGGATAATACTATTATGTATGCTATTGccctgactgttgatctggctgtttcAAAACTACAGTCAGATTTTTATAGCTATGCAGAAATCACTTGCTGATTTAAAACTTGTGCTTAATATAGGCAAAATGAAAGACATGTTGTTTTCAAATTCTCGTAAGAATGTTTCAGATGAGCTACATGTTCAGTCATTAGATGGTTCTCCAATCGAACGTGTtcctgcatataaatacttaggcaTTTGGATTGATATGGATTTGATGTTTAAAAATCCTATAGATGAGCTGGTTAAGAAGCTAAGATTTAAAGTTGGCCTTTTTCTACAGAAACAGATGGTGTCTTTCTCTAATCAGtaggaagcagattattcagtcaaccttTTCATCTattcttgattatggtgatattatttatcaaagtgcagctgctactactcttaaacctttgaATGCCATCTAGCACAGCGCCCTTTGTTTTGTTACAGGTGACAGTTCTGatactcatcactgtatcctgTATCAGAAGGTTGGCCGGACTTCGTTAAAGACCCCCCAGATCTCTACATTACTCCCTTTTTTGTTTACACGGCCCTACTTCATAAACGTCCATCTTATATAAGTTTGCTGTTGAAATATAGACACCTGAGTTGCCTAACCCGCTAGTAGGCAAATCAGGAAAGAGGTTAGACGAGAtacttttatctcaaggccatcagactgttaaatagccatcacttgccggctaccacccggttactcaaccctgcaccttagaggctgctgccccataaaCATAGATATTGAATAACTGGTCAcgttaataatggaacactagtcactttaacaatgtttacatactgctttactacctacatatgtatgtactgtattctattctactgtattttagtcaatgccactccaacattgctcgtcaTAATATttatatacttttacttttagattggtgtgtattgttgtgaattgttagatactactgcactgttggagctagaaacataagcttttcgctacacctgcaataacatctgctaaacatgtgtatgtgactaatacaatttgatttgagtcctTGGAAGCGCTGAAGGCGGCTTCATAGTGTCGTTATGACCAGCTAAAACAACGAGACTCCTTCCCAGAAACTCTTCAAcaacatttaaaatgtcacacATAGTTTGGTTATGTACGGGCCAAAACTACAGACCACGTGATTCGGCTTCCCTGGTACAGTAATAGGCAATTGGGAAATGGTGGTTTACATAGTTCTTCTTATCCATGGGTTATTTATGGTTTGCATTAGGCCATTTCCTATGAACGTTCTCTTGAGGACTGACGCCCATCTTTTCAAGCTTGTCCATTCATTCTAAACACAGACTAATGATGCTTTTGTCTAAGTTACGCTGCAGTGTCTTGGAAATATGATGACATTTCTTAAgtaggcaaataattagtaggaaacaCTTTGTCGCTGTATAGACTGTGGGGATACTGGGAACCATCAGAAAGTGATTAAATCACAATGATGACAAAAGCTTTTGCAATAATTCTTTGCCTCCTTTAGAAATTGAATCATTTTCCCAAGCCACTATTATGCACTTTAGATTCAATTTCATCGGCGCCAGTTGAGACGGCATTGAATAGAACTTTCAGTCTGTCCTCAAAGAACATTCACCAATGAAGTTGCGTGACCTGAAACCCATGAATAGGGGAAGGACCAAAATACTTTTCTCCTTGGGGTCATCTAGCTAAGAGAGTATCTGGAATAGGTACTACTGGGTGAGGAAAACATAAAAACATCTGTAAAGATGTTGTATCTTAATTTAATcaacctgttgcaggagaactttcctgcaatgcaggacatttcaAACTTGTAGTGTAATTGGTGTTTAAAAAGGCTtatgaagtttgtaatttccactttgaaatttcagacttaattttcccttacgaaaaaatgtatcaacccctacaaaagtgtacattcattataatccacaaaataattaacatttcctgttgctgcaggattattttcctgctgtagcaaactggctcaaattaagatcctacacctgtacgtATAATCAGATGGTTCTCTTTAATGGGGCTCTGCTGATGTGGGTAGTCATTGAAGAGTcttgatattccaaaaaaggaaAGGTTATATCATCTCCCATGAATGTGCCAAAGCTTAACTAAGTCCACAGGTCGtatgctttaaaaaaatatataattgaatAAGCACCATGAATTAAAGACGTTGTTTTTGTCATTTATGGGAGGTGCTATGACCATTCCTTTTTTGAGTACCAGTCTAGTGTGATAGAGCGAACATAGACAATTTCAAATACAAACGGAATGAAAATAAAagggcaattttttttttttatgacagtCTCTTCTGAAATGTGTTGACTTTATCTCCCAGTTGCACTGGTAAATGGCATTGAAACTTTGGGTATTTGCTACTTTATCTGGAATTCAGTTAAACGAACGTTACATTCTGTTGTCACGGGACAACAAGACTAAAACACTTTAGTGTTAATACTTTTCAAAGTCTTTCAGTGAGCTGGATGGTAGCCATTTCCTATCATGTCTAAGTTCACTAGGCGTGAAGACTCTATGGCCTATTTTCCTGCTCTAGGGTTGATGTTTTTAAGGACATTGTAACTTGTACAACTTTCGGCTCTATGCCAATGGAAGCTTCCACATAGAGTAAACATGTTTTCCACAGCCATAACCATCACGGGGTTGAATTACATAAGTCGTGACGGAATAAGCCAGATCTATTTCAAACTCTGTTGTAGGCATTGAAGAGCGCCAACCGCGACACGTTCTTGCTAATAATGTTTGTAATTTGATCAACATAACAGGCAACTGCTAGTTTTCAAACTTTGACTGATAAAACCGACTTTACACTGTTGTAGtaataatacaaatatatttattttatatagcgcttttcattacGAACAGAATACCAATTTTGcttctaaaaacaaacaaaaacagatGGAAGATTCTTGGGAGATTGTCTTCCACAGATTCAGACGATAGGGCTCCGAGGCAGGATTGATAGGCAGTTTCTTGAGCGGGTGGAGCATAGATGATACAGCAAGGGAGAAAAATGTCAGTCAGGTAAAGAAGCTCttcatggcatcatgaggaaggacaattatgtggatatattaaagcaacatctcaagacatcagtcaggaagttaaagcttggtcgcaaatggctcttccaaatggacaatgaccccaagcatacttccaaagttgtggcaaaatggcttaaggacaacaaagtcaaggtattggagtggccatcacaaagccctgaacctcaatcctatagaaaatttgtgggcagaactgaaaaagcatgtgcgagaaaggaggcttgtggaaggctacatgaaacgtttgacccaagttaaacaatttaaaggcaatgctaccaaatactaattgagtgtatgtaaacttctgtcccattgggaatgtgatgaaagaaataaaacctgaaataatcattctctctactattattctgacatttcacattcttaaaataaagtggtgatcctaactgacctaagacagggaatttttactaggattaaatgtcaggaattgtgaaaaactgagtttaaatgtatttggctaaggtgtatgtaaacttccgacttcaactggacAATACTTATGTCACAAtcacattggtgtgtgtgtgtgtgtgtgtgtgtgtgtgtgtgtgtgtgtgtgtgtgtgtgtgtgtgtgtgtgtgtgt includes:
- the LOC139560159 gene encoding regulator of G-protein signaling 5-like; this encodes MCRGLESLPTTCLERAKELKALFGSFLQKPDLSIIGHSHKTDKLRLKKSEPLKWKESFENLLSNQNGLCLFRAFLVSEFSEENIAFYLACEDYRITKPSSKLSATAKKIYEEFVCSDAPREVNLDHETKAITKKNLEHPSQSCFSLAQEKIYALMEKDCYPRFLKSTTYLEISRQVKSG